CCGAACCATAGggccattgttgggccgccaaaaaattaatttttttccatATGTGTTCCGTATGGGCCATAGCGGTACAAACAAACAAGTCTTTAGCAAAAGTCATTGAGAagctttttaagcgcaaaaattatgactaaaattgTTAAactgtattactattttgcacttaaaacttttttttgtctgtttattTTAGAACagttttttagtaaaaaaaaaaatttcagcaCTGGGTatttgtatgtaaaaatatttttcattagTTTTGAGTCACTTCTTAGCAGTATATCTGATTAGTATTTAATTTTGTAATCAGTCTGatctaacccagcaggcacaatactTCTCTTTTTTTAgcgtttatttaaccaggtaaaatcccattgagatcaaaaatCTCTTTTCCAaaagagacctggccaagagggccattgatacaacattggttatacatacatgtcctttgaaACAACGTAGCAGAATAACTATTAGTAAATTGAAACAAtgttggtgtctaacgttggatccatgttgttggttgggaaatgaccaaatttcaatggtcaaatcaacgtcacaacctgacattaaataaatgtcaaaaagcatgttgtttcaacgttgtgtttgtgtggtaaaatattggttggaaaatgaccaaaaagtcaatggtcaaatcaacatcagaactcaacattgattacatgtcgtcaaaaagcatgttgttccaacgttatgtttgagttggtcAACGTCATGACCTCatccaacaagttctcaacgttgttttaatgtcttgtgcctgctgggaagccTTGATAATATTTGTGACTGGCTGCATTTCCATTGCATAACATTTTTCGCAAAACAAGAGCGATATTTCTAAAATTTCAACAAAGTTGATTTCATGAACATAAATTCTGACAACCCCTGACAATGAACCATGGTAGTGCTTAGGTAATAAACAAAAGCAGGTAATATGTGTCTTACCTGACACCCTTGCTCCACACAGCCTTGTTGAGGCGAGTGTCAATGCGGACATCAGGGGTTCCCATCTCCTTCATGGCAAAGTTGCGGATCTCTTTGATGGCGCGGGGAGCCCTCCTCTTGAAACCTCTTCATAAAGAACAAAAGTGTTTATTAAATTACGATAAAGCTTGGCAACTTCCATATTTGTCCAAAGGGCATAGATATGCTTGTTGACAAGACACTCACACTCCATGGATGCGCTTGTGGACATTGATGGTGTACTCTCTGGTCACCACCTCGTTGATGGCTGAACGCCCTTTTTTCTTTTCACCTTTCTTGGTGGGGGCCATCTATTGATGACATACACACACTTAAAATGCAAACTTTGGAAATGTAAGCCACCAACTCCTGGCTTGACAACTGTTGTAGATAAATAGGACAGACCACGTCCCAGCTACTCAAACTTCTTCTGACTTTGACATGAACAAGTAACGAATACAATGCACTTGTTTTAGATAGTCGTTACAGTTAAGCACACACACGTTTAAAGTGGTTACATTAATTCAAATATCAACGCAGACGGGTGCTAAGCTAACGAGCTATCGGTCGACCCACGGTAGCATTGGAGCACCATGTATCTTCTTTAACAATAATCCTACCGCCCAAAACTATTCTAAACAGATAATTACAACATTTGTACATGCAAGCGTAGTCGATGTGGGATCAATTTAGGTATTTCAAACGTAGGATGGCAGTAgattatagaaaaatattttccgaCAAAAGCACTCACCGTAGCTCTAAGTTGAGGCGGAAGTCGGAAGGACGGTAAGAACGGCGAGCATTGTGGGTAAAGGAAACAGGTCCGTCATTGTAAGATGTTCGTCTCAAACAATTAGACCTAGGT
This sequence is a window from Nerophis lumbriciformis linkage group LG23, RoL_Nlum_v2.1, whole genome shotgun sequence. Protein-coding genes within it:
- the rpl31 gene encoding large ribosomal subunit protein eL31; amino-acid sequence: MAPTKKGEKKKGRSAINEVVTREYTINVHKRIHGVGFKRRAPRAIKEIRNFAMKEMGTPDVRIDTRLNKAVWSKGVRNVPYRIRVRLSRKRNEDEDSPNKLYTLVTYVPVTTCKGLQTVNVDEN